The following are encoded in a window of Ferrimicrobium acidiphilum DSM 19497 genomic DNA:
- a CDS encoding GAF domain-containing sensor histidine kinase, whose protein sequence is MNEPRLKDIFEALIEVVSKLDIDETLTLLADHTRSLTRSRYAAIGVLDPEHEHQLLDFVTSGIDSRERELIGKPPSGDGLLGTVITSRSAVISNSIADDKRAIGFPPNHPTMKHFLGVPIITGERVFGNIYVTDRLDDQPFDQIDVAILETLATGASAVIGNLLLRQALMRAQVEDDRTRIARDLHDDIIQRLFAVGLQLQAALPSLQRTDGARFVRQAIEDLDAAIGEIRTTIFELEASRGDSPRAEILDLTSRLCMIAGLREHVVFSGPIDTLLTNSTKSLALTVLRELITNVIKHADANELRVEIQVSDNLKILVVDDGIGISDDPHIGHGIVNLHAKATDHGGSFSIAAGPLGGSRATFIVPL, encoded by the coding sequence GTGAACGAACCTCGACTGAAAGACATTTTCGAGGCGCTTATCGAGGTAGTGAGCAAGCTCGACATAGACGAGACCCTCACGCTCTTGGCCGATCACACGCGATCCCTCACGCGTTCGCGCTACGCAGCGATTGGCGTGCTCGACCCTGAGCACGAGCATCAACTTTTGGACTTTGTGACCTCGGGGATCGACTCCAGGGAACGCGAACTCATTGGCAAACCTCCTTCCGGCGATGGTCTGCTCGGCACGGTCATAACCTCTCGCAGTGCCGTCATCTCAAACTCGATCGCCGACGACAAGAGAGCCATAGGTTTCCCACCGAATCACCCCACCATGAAGCACTTTCTCGGAGTCCCAATCATCACCGGCGAAAGGGTTTTTGGCAATATCTACGTAACCGATAGGCTCGATGATCAGCCATTCGATCAGATCGACGTAGCCATCCTCGAGACCTTAGCCACTGGCGCGTCCGCGGTAATCGGCAATTTGCTCCTACGTCAGGCGCTCATGCGCGCCCAGGTAGAGGATGATCGAACTCGCATTGCCCGCGACCTCCACGACGACATAATTCAGCGTCTTTTTGCCGTTGGTCTTCAACTTCAAGCCGCACTACCATCGCTCCAACGAACAGACGGTGCACGATTTGTACGACAAGCGATCGAGGATCTTGACGCCGCAATCGGAGAGATCAGAACCACGATTTTTGAACTCGAAGCGAGCCGTGGCGACTCTCCCCGCGCAGAGATCCTAGATCTGACATCGCGTCTCTGTATGATTGCCGGCCTCCGGGAGCACGTTGTCTTCTCGGGCCCGATCGATACTCTGCTCACCAACTCAACGAAATCGCTCGCTCTCACTGTACTGCGAGAGCTCATAACAAATGTCATAAAACATGCAGACGCCAATGAACTTCGGGTAGAGATCCAGGTCTCAGATAATCTCAAGATCTTGGTCGTTGATGACGGAATCGGGATCAGCGACGATCCTCATATTGGTCATGGAATTGTAAATCTTCATGCCAAGGCGACCGATCACGGCGGCTCATTTTCTATCGCTGCTGGACCGTTAGGAGGGTCGCGTGCCACCTTCATCGTTCCGTTGTAA
- the zapE gene encoding cell division protein ZapE — protein MDELLGRPALVPTHEELIASLIPPRNFCEASFESYHPDPEFSSQQEAKETLMRFTREGQQERSRRSWRRIKPKQPIGWYLDGGFGVGKTHLLAATFFAWQGAKFYASFAGLTSLVGALSFSGALKLLQGASLLAIDEFELDDPGDTVLISRLANELLATGTNLVVTSNTLPTRLGEGRFGAQDFLREIQGLADAFQVLPIEGGDFRRRSFVFDRGESTFEPLPEDAVRIELKTLLDQLNRVHPIRYRGVVQEISGVEIDNASSIELQSDALRFCSLVDVLYDFGVPVRVRGCDLGELFPAGFLSGGFRQKYGRCLSRLYELETLEDPLLQRNDEGGTRPS, from the coding sequence ATGGACGAACTTCTCGGACGACCTGCGCTTGTCCCTACGCATGAAGAGCTAATCGCGTCGTTAATACCCCCTCGCAACTTCTGCGAGGCTAGTTTCGAGTCCTACCATCCTGATCCGGAATTCAGCTCCCAGCAGGAGGCCAAGGAGACCTTGATGAGATTTACGCGAGAAGGGCAGCAAGAGCGTTCACGTCGATCTTGGCGGCGGATCAAGCCCAAGCAGCCGATCGGTTGGTATCTAGACGGCGGGTTTGGAGTTGGTAAGACTCATCTCTTGGCTGCAACTTTTTTCGCCTGGCAAGGAGCCAAGTTTTACGCTTCGTTCGCAGGTCTCACCAGCCTTGTTGGAGCGCTCTCGTTTTCTGGAGCTTTGAAGTTATTGCAAGGCGCCAGCTTGCTTGCAATCGATGAGTTTGAACTTGATGATCCCGGAGATACTGTACTTATCAGTCGACTCGCCAACGAGTTGCTCGCCACAGGTACAAACTTGGTGGTGACCTCTAACACCTTGCCAACTCGGCTGGGCGAAGGCCGTTTTGGTGCCCAGGACTTTTTGCGTGAAATTCAAGGGTTGGCCGATGCATTCCAAGTCCTGCCGATAGAGGGAGGAGATTTCCGCCGACGTAGTTTTGTCTTCGATCGAGGAGAGAGCACGTTTGAACCACTGCCAGAGGACGCAGTTCGAATTGAGTTGAAGACGTTGCTCGACCAATTAAATCGGGTTCATCCGATTCGCTATCGGGGAGTGGTGCAGGAGATCTCCGGCGTTGAGATCGATAACGCGTCTTCGATTGAACTCCAAAGCGACGCATTGCGTTTCTGCAGTCTTGTCGATGTACTTTATGATTTCGGAGTACCTGTTAGGGTTCGTGGATGTGATCTCGGAGAGCTATTCCCAGCTGGCTTCTTGAGTGGAGGCTTCCGGCAGAAGTATGGCCGTTGCCTGTCGAGGCTTTACGAACTTGAGACCCTAGAGGATCCGCTATTACAACGGAACGATGAAGGTGGCACGCGACCCTCCTAA
- a CDS encoding dihydrofolate reductase family protein → MYVTDNEDPSLEQLLALYPVSEPNVLRANMVMSLDGKIAIDGRSKGLSTDLDRRIFHFLRATSQVILVGAGTARIENYQPPQLDPDLAKLRHRLGLVRPLRIVVASRHSRPPNTPNHLSGAASGGGSSSAIEYRNLPATPRRGELEQLLAIDNQHPGGILCEGGPTLLSDLLEQSLVDEFCLTIRHLIAGNASQPVVTDTLTAPVDFKSVASLSTREATFLRLSRSS, encoded by the coding sequence GTGTACGTCACCGATAACGAAGATCCAAGTCTAGAGCAGCTTCTCGCCCTCTATCCGGTATCAGAACCGAATGTGTTGCGTGCGAACATGGTGATGTCGTTAGACGGCAAAATAGCCATTGATGGTCGCTCTAAGGGTCTCTCCACCGATCTCGACCGCAGAATTTTCCACTTTCTACGTGCGACCTCACAAGTTATCCTTGTAGGCGCTGGTACTGCACGAATAGAAAACTACCAACCTCCGCAACTGGATCCAGACTTGGCCAAACTTCGTCACCGGCTCGGACTAGTGCGACCGTTACGCATAGTCGTCGCCTCGCGACACTCCCGACCGCCGAATACCCCAAACCACCTGAGTGGGGCAGCCTCAGGAGGTGGATCATCATCTGCAATAGAGTATCGTAACTTACCTGCAACACCTCGACGTGGTGAACTGGAGCAATTGCTCGCGATCGATAATCAGCACCCAGGTGGAATCCTCTGCGAAGGCGGACCGACACTGCTGTCAGACCTACTCGAGCAGAGCCTCGTCGATGAGTTCTGCCTTACGATCCGACACCTGATTGCTGGAAACGCCTCTCAACCGGTAGTCACCGACACGCTAACGGCACCAGTGGATTTCAAATCGGTCGCTAGCCTCTCCACTCGAGAGGCAACCTTCCTTCGCCTATCACGTTCCAGCTAG
- a CDS encoding DUF5719 family protein: MTNSFAARRAQFAVANVPFGIGSLAVPTAVPTATSVSWYCVVPRLLGAIHSDGVILENPTSHERKLLITSKVGHHRQHRVMLPHSSMHLHVTPGHGRVIVSSGGMVAFVETQTTSTALPQISPCSSSPSSHWTVEGLSTTTGTGSTVSVYNPFKVQAVVDLSYYSTQGEVSVPSVEGLIVRPGAVMTINAERFAPNAADISASVTARSGSVVVVSSVASPNTQETLGYATPSTHLYLPYVPTAGTKSLTLELLNTSSKPVPVAIEMAGFNGTLQVADMGPMHIVERVTVPANSPLPVDLTSVANTTGTQAVAVKVISRGAPLFGLGAVQSSSPSVPFYQLTPTFFRAAQWWMSCIANPTTHDPEVVFSRSSLISITGDSLAGGVLPHSTSSNILRPSVEPIGLAASTPSLFKLRLAHAMTVASVPLTEGCVAIPAA; this comes from the coding sequence ATGACGAACTCGTTTGCAGCCCGCAGGGCGCAGTTTGCGGTGGCCAATGTCCCCTTTGGTATTGGCAGCTTGGCGGTGCCGACTGCTGTACCTACGGCAACGTCAGTGAGTTGGTACTGTGTAGTGCCTCGATTGCTGGGTGCGATCCATTCGGATGGCGTGATTCTGGAAAACCCGACCAGCCATGAGCGAAAATTGCTGATCACCTCCAAGGTTGGTCATCACCGCCAACACCGCGTCATGCTTCCACACTCATCGATGCACTTGCATGTGACGCCAGGTCATGGGCGGGTTATAGTCTCCTCCGGAGGTATGGTTGCGTTTGTGGAGACGCAAACCACGTCGACTGCGTTGCCCCAGATCAGTCCTTGCAGTTCGTCTCCTAGCAGTCACTGGACAGTAGAGGGCCTGTCCACTACCACTGGAACAGGCTCCACTGTTTCGGTCTATAATCCTTTCAAAGTTCAGGCTGTCGTCGATCTGAGTTACTACTCCACGCAAGGGGAGGTGTCGGTTCCGTCCGTGGAGGGCCTAATAGTCCGCCCTGGTGCAGTCATGACTATCAACGCAGAGCGTTTTGCCCCTAATGCTGCTGATATCTCAGCCAGCGTCACTGCCCGTTCGGGAAGTGTAGTTGTGGTCTCAAGCGTAGCTTCACCTAATACTCAAGAAACACTCGGTTATGCCACACCCTCAACGCACCTGTACCTTCCCTATGTTCCAACGGCTGGCACTAAGTCACTGACCCTGGAGCTACTCAACACCTCGTCGAAGCCGGTTCCTGTGGCGATTGAGATGGCCGGTTTCAATGGGACACTTCAGGTGGCAGACATGGGACCCATGCACATCGTCGAACGGGTAACCGTGCCGGCCAACTCTCCACTCCCGGTCGATCTGACCTCAGTAGCTAACACGACCGGCACTCAAGCCGTGGCTGTGAAGGTTATTTCACGTGGTGCACCACTCTTTGGACTTGGTGCGGTGCAATCTTCAAGTCCATCAGTACCTTTTTACCAGTTGACACCGACGTTTTTTCGCGCAGCACAATGGTGGATGAGTTGCATCGCAAATCCGACTACCCATGATCCTGAGGTAGTCTTTAGCCGGAGCAGTCTAATTTCTATCACTGGAGACAGCCTGGCGGGCGGAGTGCTTCCACACTCGACGTCGTCTAACATATTACGGCCTTCTGTCGAACCTATCGGTCTAGCAGCCTCAACTCCATCCTTGTTCAAGCTGCGATTGGCTCATGCTATGACGGTGGCAAGCGTGCCTCTTACTGAGGGTTGCGTCGCCATACCAGCCGCTTGA